The following nucleotide sequence is from Acyrthosiphon pisum isolate AL4f chromosome A2, pea_aphid_22Mar2018_4r6ur, whole genome shotgun sequence.
ctataaaaaaaagttgaaaggTACGCAGCATGTCTGTTAGGAATATTAATGTTTGGAGGACCATTGTTATGGACTGCGGCCGATGGTAACAATAAATCCTCTTTCGCGCATGAATAGAGTTGCTCATCCGAGCGTTGGTAATATGAATCTGAAACaagcaattttaataaatataacagttatctgtgtattttttatttctatatttgtatataatatatggaattatcattattagtaagatggtgaaaaaaaaaatgtaatacttgcTGAAGTTGGATGAATAATTATAGCAAATTACGTTGgaagataatagataataataataaaaagataataGAAGATAATAGCCTTTTCTGCTCaacgtttaaataaaaagtaagcaGGCATCTATttaattgatacatttattatgttatttaatatagatttctTAAAAATGAATCCCTTGGTTTTTATtcttagatttattttatatcatatcaaTGAATTAATAACATCATAAGTTTGTAACTTTAAATCAAACTAAAGAGTTATAAGAGGtgagaaaattcaaaatttaaaaacaaatagatCACTCAGCTTAGAATTTctgaaattgattttaaaatttaaaattatgtattttattcataaaaattatttcattcaatataacctaaatattttttatttttttttattaatttactttgaaAGTAGATTATTCTTTTCTTTGAAATGTTATAATTCAAGGGTATAgttaatttcaaaattcttaCATCGTGAAGACTCAATAGGTGTAGGTATGAATTCAGATGGAGGTGACAATCTTGGATGTCTTTTTGGTAAGTCTTCAGTGATGTTGACTCCAAATTGTCTCCGTAACCTATCATTTAGGTTTTCCCATTGTTTTGGTTCTTCTTTGGATATAGTTGTTTCAAATAGGGATGGAGTAGATTGCAATGCCAACTTTGATTCTAATTCAAGTGATTTGGCTATAACTTGTTGAGTAATCTCTTCATAAGCAGCAAGAGTCGTATTAGGAGATACAGATGGTGATGGTCGAGTGTCATTGACTCCAGATTCAACATCCTTTTCTTTGGTAATAGTTGCTTGTGATTCTTTACGCCTTCTGTATTCAGATAACGATAGCTggaatacataattttaaatatataattaataaccttattagacataattataattcaatctTACCTTTCGCTTGaccggtggtggtggtggtggaggaGGTGGAGGTGGGGAAGAAGGTGGTTGTTCTACGACAGGCTTAATACATTCTTCAATAGACTCATTAATTTTATGAACTGGTGGACAGACATCAGTAGTATCTGGTTGATCAGTGACTTCATTTGAAactttgttttcattttttatagataatgaGTTATTTATGTCATTGATTAAAGTTTCTTGGGTTGGCTGAGGATCATCAACTGCTTCATTCTTGATGTCGaccattatttttacattagatTTGTCTTGTGTAACAGGTTCTGTTGCACCTTCATCATCAGGTTTAAATTCTCCCAAAAATGATTCAACTAAGGCTACTGTGTTAGACGACTTTTGCAAATCAATTAATGGTATACTCTtattctgaataaaaaaaaattttagataagtaattgtttaattttgaaactgaagaaaatgttttatttacttTGAATATGGCTAATTTGGAGTCAATAGATGCAATATTACGAGATGCCTGCTCTACTTCTTCATCTTCCATAACATCATCATCAGCAAAATGCATATTTCCTGAACCACTAACTGTTGGTGATGGACAATCAGACATAGATTCTCGAGCCATTCGTCGTTTTTTCAATGGACCTACTTGTTGATCACCATTACTAATCCCTCCGACTGAATCTAAATATAACATCAATGATTCAAATTCATAATCGATagaatatatttagataatatcaTGATCTCTTAAACACAATTTTAGATGTACTAGGTTCAGCAGACGATCTGAATTTAGTAGGAGAAAACAAGGAAATGATTGTGCGAAATACCAAAACACTTAAACAGGAAGCAAAAAAGATTGGCCTAGAAATAAATGAGGAGAAAACTAAAGCAATGGAAACGTTGCCTGAAATAGATGAGGAAGACCTTACAGTAGATAATTACGTATTTGAGAAAGCACATAGCTTCAAATACCTAGGTGTAACAATCACTGGAACACCAAAATAACTAGTCGCTTGCTTAAAGCGGAAAGGACTTTCTTctcactaataaaatatttcaaatcaaaACTGTTCTCTAGAGGAACAAAAGTATGACTGTACTACATAAGTATTGTAAGACCAACGCTAACCTATGGATGCGAAGTATGGCCAACGACAGTACAATTCGAACAAAAACTTAGAAGTTTTGAGAATAGATTTCTAGGAATAATATGTGGACCGTTTTTTGATACCGAAATAAACAGGTGGCGTAGAAGAAAAAACAAAGAAATCACCAAAGTACCTTACATAACAAGTTATGTAAAGGGACAGAGAATACAATGGTTTGGACACGCAATGAGACGAGAGGAAACAAATGACGTCAGAGCAGCAATTGAATACAAGCCAACAGACAGAAGACTCAGAGGAAGACCAAAGAAACGATGGATGGATAGAGTGAGGAAGATTTAGAGAGGTTAGAAGTAACAGAGTGGAAGGAAAGGATACAGGATCGTGATTATTGAAGAGCAGTGACGGTGGCAGCCAAAACTCTTACAGAGTTGTGAAGGCACAGAAGAAGAATAAGaagaaacacaattttaaaattatcgatATTGTTAATACCTTGTTCACTAATAGCTTGTTGTAGCCACCTTTTTTTAGCACAACCTGATTCGCCTAGTTTGAAGTCTTCACTTCCAGTTGGAGAATTTCCTTCAGACTTCACCCATGAGTTAACAAAATCCTTAACAACATATAATCAATagataaataaagtataattttaggtaaatagtaaaatgaactataaattattaatagaaagttactttttttgtattaggaAATTTGAAACCTGGAGCAAGTGGTCCAACTGCAGCAGCTACTAACATACATGTGTTAGATAACGGGGCTGGAGGAGTTCCTTCACTACCACTAGCTTCTTCACTATCCATCTTAAGGGGAGTATTAATTAGACTACTGTGTGGTGATCGCCGTAACATAGACCGAGGAATAGATGAAAGAGACGGCCTGTGTTGGAAGCGCACTGAAAATTTACAACGGTTCTGAACACGTTTTTTGGACAATAAACGACCTTTTCTGtcctcatcatcatcatcatcatcattattattgtcatcttCATCTGAtgaactattataggtatgagATGAAATTGCAGCCGCTCTACGCTGTGGTCTGTTTGTTCTTGTTGACTTAGAGCGACTATTTTTATTAGATGGCCGTTGTTTccttctataaaaataaataaatacatgaatacatgagacatatacaataattgattttatcgataaaataatgatattaaacttgaaaacataatgctataataactacctatgtgTAAAcgatcaattaaataataataaaataaacataattttttatttaacattacaaaGTTGAATACACTCATttgcttaaaatctaaaatttactTACTTAACAACGCTTTTTCGAACTCTATTTCTATTTAGATTATGGGGTGAAGAATTATTGAAGGAATCTGTATCTTTATGTGACCTCGATTCTTGTTTTCGAGCTTCTTTTTTTTCCATTCTTTCAAAAGCTTTCATAATAGCTACCATCTTTCTCTCTTCCCttgactataaaattaaaaaatggttaaaaaatattgtttaggaATTGTttaggaattaaaaaatgtattaccatcTCATTTACTCTTTTCACCAGTTTATTATCACTGTTGATTGATTTATGGTCAGGCTCAGGACTCGTTTCCAACTTTTTGACAGGACTTTTTGGCCTACCCGGTCCGTTAGGTTCTTTACTTTTAACAGGTGGAAGAGGTGATGGTAGAGGTGCTGGTGGGAGTAAAGGTGGTGGAGGAGGTGGAGGTGGTGTTTCAACCTTGGGTAAAGTtcttttcataattttcttatttggtTTCTTCATAATTCTTTGTTGCCTAGTTCTTTTATTTCTTTGTGGTTTATTTTCATCGTCTGAAGAATTACTAACAGTTGGGTCTATCATTGGTGAGGAAGAAGAACTTTTTGGTACAACAGGGATAGGAGGTGTTGTTACAGGAGGTATTGGGCTTATAGAAGATGTACATGTTGATGGATCTCCACAATTACATCGTTTAAATGGAACTGCAGCCTGATGATTAATGgtaatttcagtatttttttcaatatatcgATTTGCCACTATGTACAAATGAATAGAACCTTTTTCAATGTAATgttttagctaaaaaaaaaaaaatttaaaatgttttattaatataaattattaattgtataattaatttacctcTGCATTTGGTTTACATGAACGTCGAACAAAACGTGCATCATTACCATATGTACGACAATCAACACAGACCTCTACATCACAGTCCGTAGAAAATCGAaccacataaaaaaatacataagggTCTGTTCGATTGGGTATTGGATCTTTGTATGCCAATGAGCCAGTCCAAGTAAATTTTCCTCGAACTTCTACTATTGGCTGATTGTTAGTTAATACTGAACTACTAACTaacatctattaaaaataatttacaaattaacataaaactaaactttgatttagaaaataaaactaatatacacACTTTTATCCCACTAGGAAGTAAGGACATTTTTGTCCTACTAATGGGAATTTTAACTGGGGTACGAAGTTCACCAATTGTTACGCTGCCATTTGGTTTAATGGCTGACAAACGAGCACGCAATTCTTGAGAATAATGATTAGTAACAGCTTCTTCATATTTATCAATCCAGTTTCGTAACTGATCAACCGGTTGTTCAATACTAGATTTAGTGTGCTGTTTATTCGGTTTGTcagctttaaatatttttggctcTTCATCAGAAGAATAATCAACAGtctataattgatttaaatgtatgaattatttaaatacattagttagttaaagtttaaataaatagtttaccttctttttttgaattattttcttttcttgGATCACTTTCTTTTTTTTGTCCATTGCTGCCAATCGTTTTTTTTCCAATAGCATTTCTTTAcgtttaattaacatttttttacgcTCTTCAGCCAAAGCCTTTTTTTCAGGAGTCATGGAACCTTTTTTCCTTGGGCCAGGTGACGGACCACTTTTCCGACGTTGTTTCATCTGAGATGATGACAAACCATTTGGCTTTCGTTTAGGAGTATTTTTCTGTCTGCTCttatacttttttcttttattttgaatattgctACGCTCTATTGGCATATCTGCAAAATGatagtaagaaaaaaatttgaatatgtagaaaatattataaaatataaaatcacaaaTTTACTAGAAATCATAAGTACTGtttatacaggataaaaatagACTACcttctatattttactatatacacattatttcatgatgtattatataatattcatata
It contains:
- the LOC100161573 gene encoding uncharacterized protein LOC100161573; the encoded protein is MESDGNVRTPGSAAYFLVGSSRVPCGPAVSGQLTIPVGRPMSNQDVSGPSLIVQMTPSRSQTQDHHARATMVRTTNQPVTMHRFPLQLNHASTNHILSPNQHFKQIPVYQRNASSIQMESVRKNVFVSTQVASPQLPYSRVGLTPHMLMTYMPPRNRQSNNQRSRVVPVNRPNPMLRRDHCPSDDELLEVTEHRPVYDAKKPAELIKVEHNYCIVPRVSPQRTNQINGLTSTINVTSGQSCIVSPTVSQIQPQTQYNVVNNNNKVIQKSVSIPNNVPIPTSESLQPLQSLVKHEPQIQVESELSASDHDLDGQGEETDTAPEAVAEGKDNIKSEEPAVTRCICEMEHDDGFMISCDKCLVWQHVDCVLESRNNLPEEYLCERCSPRPFNKEAAAALQHMKLAKRIAMASASHLRHSSDSDLSSELDMPIERSNIQNKRKKYKSRQKNTPKRKPNGLSSSQMKQRRKSGPSPGPRKKGSMTPEKKALAEERKKMLIKRKEMLLEKKRLAAMDKKKKVIQEKKIIQKKKTVDYSSDEEPKIFKADKPNKQHTKSSIEQPVDQLRNWIDKYEEAVTNHYSQELRARLSAIKPNGSVTIGELRTPVKIPISRTKMSLLPSGIKMLVSSSVLTNNQPIVEVRGKFTWTGSLAYKDPIPNRTDPYVFFYVVRFSTDCDVEVCVDCRTYGNDARFVRRSCKPNAELKHYIEKGSIHLYIVANRYIEKNTEITINHQAAVPFKRCNCGDPSTCTSSISPIPPVTTPPIPVVPKSSSSSPMIDPTVSNSSDDENKPQRNKRTRQQRIMKKPNKKIMKRTLPKVETPPPPPPPPLLPPAPLPSPLPPVKSKEPNGPGRPKSPVKKLETSPEPDHKSINSDNKLVKRVNEMSREERKMVAIMKAFERMEKKEARKQESRSHKDTDSFNNSSPHNLNRNRVRKSVVKRKQRPSNKNSRSKSTRTNRPQRRAAAISSHTYNSSSDEDDNNNDDDDDDEDRKGRLLSKKRVQNRCKFSVRFQHRPSLSSIPRSMLRRSPHSSLINTPLKMDSEEASGSEGTPPAPLSNTCMLVAAAVGPLAPGFKFPNTKKDFVNSWVKSEGNSPTGSEDFKLGESGCAKKRWLQQAISEQDSVGGISNGDQQVGPLKKRRMARESMSDCPSPTVSGSGNMHFADDDVMEDEEVEQASRNIASIDSKLAIFKNKSIPLIDLQKSSNTVALVESFLGEFKPDDEGATEPVTQDKSNVKIMVDIKNEAVDDPQPTQETLINDINNSLSIKNENKVSNEVTDQPDTTDVCPPVHKINESIEECIKPVVEQPPSSPPPPPPPPPPPVKRKLSLSEYRRRKESQATITKEKDVESGVNDTRPSPSVSPNTTLAAYEEITQQVIAKSLELESKLALQSTPSLFETTISKEEPKQWENLNDRLRRQFGVNITEDLPKRHPRLSPPSEFIPTPIESSRYSYYQRSDEQLYSCAKEDLLLPSAAVHNNGPPNINIPNRHAAYLSTFFYRPPPPPPPPPPV